A genomic window from Sphingobacterium sp. BN32 includes:
- a CDS encoding sugar phosphate isomerase/epimerase encodes MTQSRRNFLKQASLGVMGGLLAPHLFSCKGTNTAPGSPLKNIGLQLFTLRDLLAKDPKEVLKNVSKLGYTHVETFGVDLANNSFWGLSIDDFKKVLNDNNLITHSGHYDMGKYLSKDHNDKENIEKYIEIAHNLGQEYVIAPVPPMDNLNKLDVAAYQYIAEQLNKAGEMAKKAGIKIGYHNHFWEFKEFGNGTKGLDIILAFTEPDLVCFELDLYWINKAGENPQTYFSKYPGRFPLWHVKDMDRQFSNPIEQNKFDAKTGKRDTLNFEEVMKTIRYTEVGSGSINFPNLASFANESGLKYAFIEQDDIYSDDKYASIKKSFDYMQKTFK; translated from the coding sequence ATGACACAGTCAAGACGTAATTTCCTTAAGCAAGCTAGCTTAGGAGTCATGGGAGGACTTCTTGCCCCTCATCTTTTTTCCTGCAAAGGAACCAACACTGCACCAGGATCGCCACTTAAGAACATAGGACTTCAACTTTTTACACTTCGTGACTTACTAGCGAAAGACCCGAAAGAGGTCCTTAAGAACGTTTCTAAGCTTGGATATACCCATGTAGAAACCTTTGGAGTAGATCTCGCGAACAACTCCTTCTGGGGGCTCTCCATTGATGATTTCAAGAAGGTGTTAAATGATAATAACCTCATCACACATAGTGGTCATTACGATATGGGTAAATACCTAAGTAAAGATCATAACGACAAAGAGAATATCGAGAAATACATCGAGATTGCACATAACCTCGGACAGGAGTATGTAATAGCTCCAGTTCCGCCAATGGACAACCTGAACAAACTGGATGTTGCTGCTTATCAATATATCGCTGAACAGCTGAATAAGGCAGGCGAGATGGCAAAGAAAGCAGGTATTAAAATTGGATATCACAACCACTTCTGGGAATTCAAAGAATTCGGAAATGGCACGAAAGGATTGGATATTATCCTAGCCTTCACAGAACCTGATCTCGTATGCTTCGAGCTCGACTTATACTGGATTAATAAAGCGGGAGAAAACCCGCAAACGTATTTTTCAAAGTACCCGGGACGCTTCCCACTGTGGCATGTTAAAGATATGGATAGACAATTCTCGAATCCTATTGAGCAGAATAAATTCGATGCAAAAACTGGCAAGCGTGACACCTTAAACTTCGAAGAGGTTATGAAGACGATTCGATATACAGAGGTTGGTTCAGGTAGTATTAACTTTCCGAACTTAGCATCCTTCGCCAATGAAAGCGGACTCAAGTATGCTTTCATAGAGCAAGACGACATTTACTCGGATGATAAGTATGCTAGTATCAAGAAGAGTTTTGACTATATGCAAAAGACATTTAAATAG
- the frr gene encoding ribosome recycling factor, producing MNELISLQLDDCKEGMIKAVAHTESELTKIRAGKASPGMLDGIFVDYYGSATALSQVSNINTTDARTIVIQPWEKSLLSAIEKAIMDSNIGLNPQNDGNIIRLVVPPLTEERRRDLVKKVKEEAEKGRVTVRNIRKESNEAIKKLKNDGASEDEIKAGEGEVQKLTDAYIVKVDQLAELKEKDIMTV from the coding sequence ATGAACGAATTAATTTCACTTCAGTTGGACGATTGCAAAGAAGGAATGATTAAAGCAGTCGCGCATACCGAGTCTGAACTTACAAAAATACGTGCTGGAAAAGCTAGCCCAGGCATGCTTGATGGTATCTTCGTAGATTACTACGGATCTGCAACAGCCTTGTCGCAAGTTAGTAACATCAATACTACTGATGCTAGAACAATCGTTATTCAGCCATGGGAAAAATCTTTACTTTCTGCGATCGAGAAAGCAATTATGGACTCAAACATCGGCTTGAATCCTCAAAACGACGGTAATATCATTCGTTTAGTGGTACCTCCATTGACAGAAGAACGTCGTCGCGATCTAGTGAAAAAAGTAAAAGAAGAAGCTGAGAAAGGTCGTGTTACAGTTCGTAACATCCGTAAAGAATCGAACGAAGCAATCAAGAAATTGAAAAATGACGGTGCTTCTGAAGACGAAATCAAAGCTGGTGAAGGCGAAGTGCAAAAATTAACGGATGCATATATTGTAAAAGTTGATCAACTTGCTGAATTAAAAGAAAAAGATATCATGACTGTATAG
- the pyrH gene encoding UMP kinase has protein sequence MKYKRILLKLSGEALMGEQSYGIDINRVQQYAKDIQELHSLGMEIAIVIGGGNIYRGLSAEKAGMDRVQADYMGMLATVINSMALQDALEKEGMKTRLLTAIKMEQICEPFIRRRAVRHLEKGRIVIFGAGTGNPYFTTDTAASLRAIEINADAVLKGTRVDGIYTADPEKDPNAQKFDHISFTEVYEKGLNVMDMTAFTLCQENNLPIIVFDMNKPGNLMKLANGEHVGTIVS, from the coding sequence ATGAAATACAAACGCATCCTACTAAAACTCAGCGGAGAAGCTTTGATGGGTGAACAAAGCTACGGAATCGACATTAATCGCGTTCAGCAATACGCAAAAGACATTCAAGAACTTCACAGTCTAGGCATGGAAATCGCTATCGTAATCGGTGGTGGTAATATTTACCGTGGCTTAAGCGCTGAAAAAGCGGGAATGGACCGTGTACAAGCTGATTACATGGGCATGTTAGCAACCGTTATCAATAGCATGGCTTTGCAAGATGCTTTGGAAAAAGAAGGAATGAAGACCCGTCTACTAACGGCGATTAAAATGGAGCAGATTTGTGAACCATTTATTCGTAGAAGAGCAGTTCGTCACTTAGAAAAAGGACGTATTGTTATCTTCGGTGCCGGAACTGGTAACCCTTATTTCACTACAGATACAGCAGCTTCATTACGCGCTATTGAAATCAACGCGGATGCTGTATTAAAAGGAACACGCGTCGATGGAATCTACACCGCGGATCCTGAGAAAGACCCAAATGCTCAGAAATTTGATCATATTTCATTCACAGAAGTGTATGAAAAAGGATTAAACGTTATGGACATGACCGCTTTCACATTATGTCAAGAAAACAACTTACCTATCATCGTATTCGACATGAATAAGCCTGGCAACCTAATGAAGCTAGCAAATGGCGAGCACGTTGGTACCATTGTAAGCTAA
- the bshA gene encoding N-acetyl-alpha-D-glucosaminyl L-malate synthase BshA, with product MKIGIVCYPTFGGSGVVATELGKALANEGHQVHFITYSQPARLDFFSENLFYHEVSMAQYPLFDFPPYETALASKMVDVVRFEKLDLLHVHYAIPHASVAFLAKQILKTYGIDIPVVTTLHGTDITLVGKDKSFSPVVTFSINQSDGVTTVSDNLKEQTLQYFDVTKDIQVIPNFIDLQRFSNKNHEHFKKAIAPNNERILVHTSNFRKVKRVEDVVRIFEKVNKVIPSKLLMVGDGPERRNAEELARDLGICDVIRFLGKQDAIEEILSISDLFLMPSGSESFGLAALEAMACKVPVISSNTGGLPELNKQGFSGFLSDIGDIDDMAKNAIHILENDATLAEFKANALVRAQDFELSKIVPKYEEFYRQVIKSLKNQNKTV from the coding sequence ATGAAGATAGGAATTGTCTGTTATCCAACATTTGGTGGAAGTGGGGTGGTTGCCACAGAATTAGGAAAAGCATTAGCCAACGAAGGGCATCAGGTACATTTCATCACATATAGCCAACCTGCCCGCTTGGATTTTTTTTCCGAAAACCTTTTTTATCACGAAGTCTCTATGGCGCAATACCCATTGTTCGACTTCCCCCCTTACGAAACAGCCCTAGCCAGCAAAATGGTGGATGTTGTTCGTTTTGAAAAATTAGATCTTCTGCATGTGCATTATGCGATTCCACATGCCTCGGTTGCTTTCCTTGCAAAACAGATTCTGAAGACTTATGGGATTGATATTCCCGTCGTAACAACCTTACACGGTACGGATATCACGTTAGTAGGTAAAGACAAGAGCTTTAGCCCGGTGGTGACTTTCTCGATCAATCAATCGGATGGTGTAACGACTGTTTCGGACAACCTGAAAGAGCAAACCCTGCAGTACTTTGATGTTACGAAAGATATTCAAGTCATACCTAACTTTATCGATCTTCAACGCTTCAGCAATAAGAATCATGAGCATTTCAAGAAAGCGATAGCACCGAATAACGAACGTATATTGGTCCATACATCCAATTTCCGGAAAGTAAAACGTGTGGAAGATGTCGTGCGAATTTTTGAAAAAGTCAACAAGGTTATTCCAAGTAAACTATTGATGGTTGGGGATGGCCCGGAGCGTCGGAATGCGGAGGAATTAGCCCGCGATCTAGGTATCTGCGATGTGATCCGTTTCTTAGGGAAACAGGACGCTATCGAAGAGATCTTATCGATCTCCGATTTGTTTCTGATGCCTTCCGGTTCGGAGAGCTTCGGACTCGCGGCATTGGAAGCGATGGCCTGTAAAGTGCCTGTTATTTCATCCAATACTGGCGGTTTGCCGGAGTTAAATAAACAAGGATTCAGCGGTTTCCTGAGCGATATCGGCGATATTGATGATATGGCTAAAAATGCGATCCATATTCTTGAAAACGATGCAACACTCGCTGAATTTAAGGCCAATGCTCTAGTCAGGGCACAGGATTTTGAACTGAGTAAAATAGTTCCTAAGTACGAGGAGTTTTACCGTCAAGTAATCAAATCGTTAAAAAATCAGAATAAAACTGTTTAA
- the arfB gene encoding alternative ribosome rescue aminoacyl-tRNA hydrolase ArfB: protein MNEQTTKLIEELQFKTSRAGGKGGQHVNKVSSKVMLIWNVDASSIFTDEQKTLLKERLANRINKEGELLLDSSSDRSQIKNKEIVIERFLNILDDALKLDKPRIPTKIPKSKIIARLDRKKMQSDKKADRRWRHE from the coding sequence ATGAATGAACAAACAACAAAACTGATCGAAGAGCTTCAATTTAAAACTTCAAGAGCGGGCGGAAAAGGAGGGCAGCATGTCAATAAAGTTTCTTCTAAGGTGATGCTTATCTGGAATGTTGATGCTTCTTCTATTTTTACCGACGAACAAAAGACCTTGCTCAAAGAGCGCCTAGCGAATAGAATCAATAAAGAAGGCGAACTATTGCTCGACTCTTCAAGTGATCGAAGCCAGATTAAGAACAAAGAAATTGTTATTGAACGTTTTCTAAACATCCTAGACGATGCATTAAAGCTCGATAAACCCCGTATTCCGACCAAGATTCCCAAATCGAAAATTATTGCCCGGCTAGATCGTAAAAAGATGCAGTCTGATAAAAAAGCTGATCGGCGCTGGCGGCATGAATAG
- a CDS encoding BlaI/MecI/CopY family transcriptional regulator, translated as MNELKELTKAEEQIMQALWDRDGGFVKEIIDMLPEPKPAYNTVSTIIRILETKGFVDHESFGKSHRYFPKIQKEEYKKLITGKLLQGYFENSASSMLSFFLEENELDVKDMDEILKLIQKHKS; from the coding sequence ATGAACGAATTAAAAGAACTTACGAAGGCTGAGGAGCAAATCATGCAAGCGCTTTGGGACCGTGACGGGGGATTTGTGAAAGAGATCATCGATATGCTTCCCGAGCCGAAACCTGCTTATAATACTGTTTCAACCATTATTCGGATTCTTGAAACCAAGGGTTTTGTGGATCACGAGTCTTTCGGAAAGAGCCATCGCTACTTCCCGAAGATCCAGAAAGAAGAATACAAGAAGTTAATCACCGGAAAACTCTTGCAAGGCTATTTTGAGAATTCTGCCAGCAGCATGTTGTCTTTTTTTCTAGAAGAAAACGAGCTGGATGTCAAAGACATGGACGAAATCTTGAAATTAATACAAAAGCATAAATCTTAA
- a CDS encoding M56 family metallopeptidase — protein MLYLILSNIALIVFFLIYWLGLRKLTFFQWNRWFLLGSLIIAYLIPLGLYIQVPMPEMMIMEIPEIAIGTNQQAIDANQVWANHWEILSIQTLHAMYWLGVAIFSVWFLYRVVALLRTIREGAAKGSFSFFGKIVLSKELQDEDLRQVRNHELEHVKQGHSLDIILLEIFRLFNWFNPIYPILIREMKFVHECIVDEKHADNKVAYAELLLAQAMNTKSALLQHEFSNNSLLKNRITMLFKEKTAYKFKATYLLTLPASLFMLFLVVNCKQEEQKAEPKVEKITLQDVPEERKYEGTLIDNPEILADYPGGIDNFRKFVQETYTYPQAAIDAGVRGKVVANFIIGSDGEISNILITEDLGHGTGEALIAAIEKAEKWKPAIQDGKAVASRFMIPLRLDLSQQ, from the coding sequence ATGCTATACCTAATCCTTTCAAATATAGCGCTGATCGTATTTTTCCTAATCTATTGGTTAGGACTGCGAAAGCTTACATTTTTCCAATGGAACAGATGGTTCCTATTGGGCAGCTTAATCATTGCATATTTAATTCCTTTGGGACTTTATATACAAGTGCCTATGCCGGAAATGATGATTATGGAGATCCCGGAAATCGCGATCGGCACCAATCAGCAAGCTATTGATGCTAATCAGGTATGGGCTAATCATTGGGAAATTCTGAGTATCCAGACCTTACATGCCATGTATTGGCTTGGAGTGGCTATATTCAGCGTTTGGTTCCTCTACCGAGTCGTGGCATTATTGAGGACGATCAGGGAAGGGGCTGCTAAGGGTAGCTTTTCTTTCTTTGGAAAGATTGTGCTGAGCAAGGAACTACAAGATGAGGATTTAAGGCAAGTACGAAATCATGAGCTCGAGCACGTCAAACAGGGACATTCGCTGGATATTATCTTATTAGAAATCTTTAGGCTTTTTAATTGGTTTAATCCAATCTATCCCATATTGATTCGGGAGATGAAATTTGTGCATGAATGTATTGTCGACGAGAAACATGCGGACAATAAAGTTGCCTACGCCGAGCTCTTGCTGGCGCAGGCCATGAATACCAAAAGCGCCTTGTTGCAACACGAGTTTTCCAATAATTCATTATTGAAAAATAGAATCACTATGTTATTTAAAGAAAAAACAGCCTATAAATTTAAGGCAACATACCTTTTAACCCTTCCTGCCAGTTTATTTATGCTTTTCCTTGTGGTAAATTGTAAACAGGAAGAACAGAAAGCAGAGCCAAAAGTGGAAAAGATTACTTTACAGGATGTACCAGAGGAACGGAAATATGAGGGGACACTTATTGACAATCCCGAAATACTAGCGGATTATCCCGGTGGCATCGATAATTTCCGAAAATTTGTACAAGAAACCTATACTTATCCGCAAGCTGCAATTGATGCCGGTGTAAGAGGAAAAGTAGTCGCAAATTTTATCATTGGTTCAGATGGTGAGATCTCTAATATCCTTATTACGGAGGATTTAGGGCATGGAACGGGCGAGGCATTGATCGCTGCGATCGAGAAAGCGGAGAAATGGAAACCTGCTATTCAAGATGGAAAGGCCGTAGCCTCACGCTTTATGATTCCGTTGAGATTAGACCTTTCCCAACAATAA
- a CDS encoding chaperone modulator CbpM has product MEKTLFKVIDICRSNKIERTFIQELHQNGLIEIIIEEETEFIEEEQIQQIQRFSNWHYELELNVQGIEIVQNLIDRIEKLQQELRFLKGGS; this is encoded by the coding sequence ATGGAAAAGACATTATTTAAGGTGATTGATATCTGCCGATCGAATAAGATTGAACGGACTTTTATTCAGGAATTACATCAGAATGGCCTGATTGAGATTATCATCGAAGAGGAAACGGAGTTTATTGAAGAGGAGCAAATACAGCAGATACAGCGCTTCTCTAACTGGCATTATGAGTTAGAACTTAATGTGCAGGGCATCGAAATCGTACAGAATTTGATCGATCGTATCGAGAAATTGCAACAAGAGCTAAGATTCTTGAAGGGAGGATCTTAA
- a CDS encoding J domain-containing protein → MAFLDYYKVLGLDKTASQDDIKKAYRKLARKFHPDLNPNDEEAKKKFQEINEANEVLTDPEKRKKYDQYGENWKHGEEYEKAQQQYGRSNAGAGRQNPFQGYDFNYDGNYDTGEYSDFFEELFGSRFSGRGSNRRSAGFRGQDYNTSLELTLLQASQTHQQTFTVNGKNIRITIPAGVEDGQKIRLKGQGGEGMNGGPNGDLYITFSIKGDPNFQRRGNDLYTNISIDLATALLGGETIVNTLTGKINVKIKAETQNGAKIRLKGKGYPVYKKEGEFGDLYAEVHVKLPTNLTDEQKKLVQQFADSTK, encoded by the coding sequence ATGGCGTTTTTAGATTACTATAAAGTATTAGGATTGGATAAAACAGCCAGCCAGGACGATATCAAAAAAGCGTATAGAAAACTTGCCCGCAAGTTTCATCCTGATTTGAATCCGAACGACGAGGAGGCTAAGAAGAAATTCCAAGAAATCAACGAGGCCAACGAGGTGCTGACTGATCCAGAAAAGCGTAAGAAATATGATCAGTACGGTGAAAACTGGAAACATGGCGAAGAGTATGAAAAGGCGCAGCAGCAATATGGACGTTCTAATGCCGGAGCTGGGAGACAGAACCCTTTCCAGGGCTATGATTTCAACTACGACGGTAATTATGATACAGGTGAATATTCGGATTTCTTTGAAGAACTTTTTGGTAGCCGTTTTTCAGGGCGCGGCTCCAACCGCAGAAGTGCCGGCTTTAGAGGGCAAGACTATAACACAAGCTTAGAATTGACCCTTCTACAAGCCTCTCAGACGCATCAGCAAACTTTCACTGTCAACGGAAAAAATATTCGTATCACTATTCCCGCGGGAGTAGAAGATGGACAGAAGATCCGATTGAAAGGGCAAGGCGGCGAGGGAATGAATGGCGGGCCAAATGGCGACCTGTATATTACGTTTAGCATTAAGGGGGACCCGAACTTCCAGCGCAGAGGAAACGATCTTTATACTAATATCTCGATTGATTTAGCAACGGCGCTACTCGGTGGAGAGACTATCGTCAATACGCTGACCGGCAAGATAAATGTAAAGATCAAGGCGGAAACACAAAACGGCGCAAAGATTCGGTTAAAGGGTAAGGGATATCCTGTTTATAAGAAGGAAGGTGAGTTTGGCGATCTATACGCTGAGGTTCACGTGAAACTTCCAACAAATTTGACGGATGAGCAAAAGAAACTTGTTCAACAATTTGCAGACTCAACAAAGTAA
- a CDS encoding ferritin codes for MNTNRLSKAMETSLIKQMTKENQASQIYLALGIWADTKGYGGIANFLFRHAQEERNHMIKIMMYILERGGEPKVEAVEAPSKLPKTITECFNMVFEHEVDNTNAIYNLVNQSMDEKDWATWNFAQWFVKEQIEEEKLALQLIDKLKIAGGDRASDESLFNLDKFLENAPDEVTLARESTAENPE; via the coding sequence ATGAACACGAATAGACTTTCAAAGGCGATGGAAACATCCCTGATCAAACAGATGACAAAAGAAAACCAAGCCTCACAGATTTATTTGGCGTTGGGGATTTGGGCCGATACAAAAGGTTATGGTGGTATTGCAAATTTTCTTTTCCGTCACGCGCAGGAAGAGCGAAATCATATGATCAAGATTATGATGTACATTTTGGAGCGTGGGGGAGAGCCCAAGGTGGAAGCCGTCGAGGCACCGAGCAAACTGCCGAAAACGATTACCGAGTGTTTTAACATGGTGTTCGAACATGAAGTGGATAATACCAACGCAATTTACAATTTGGTGAATCAGTCGATGGACGAGAAAGATTGGGCGACTTGGAACTTCGCGCAGTGGTTCGTGAAGGAGCAGATTGAAGAAGAAAAACTGGCGCTTCAATTAATCGATAAATTGAAGATTGCCGGTGGTGATCGCGCTTCGGATGAGTCTCTTTTCAATTTGGACAAATTCCTAGAAAATGCACCCGATGAGGTAACATTGGCTAGAGAATCAACTGCTGAAAACCCAGAATAA
- a CDS encoding GntR family transcriptional regulator, giving the protein MQFTNDKPIYQQIIDLVMEKILKKEWVAGEKILSVRDLGATLEVNPNTIMRSYEKLQQDEIIFNKRGLGFFVAEDAQDRIIRLRKESFLEQEAPRFLQTAKLLNISIDEITDLYNAIEL; this is encoded by the coding sequence ATGCAGTTTACAAATGACAAACCCATTTATCAACAGATCATCGATCTGGTGATGGAGAAGATCCTGAAAAAGGAATGGGTAGCCGGAGAGAAAATCCTATCGGTTCGTGACCTGGGTGCAACCTTGGAGGTAAACCCGAATACCATTATGCGCTCTTATGAAAAACTGCAACAGGATGAAATCATCTTCAATAAAAGAGGCTTAGGTTTCTTTGTTGCAGAGGATGCTCAGGATCGAATTATCCGCCTGCGCAAGGAAAGCTTTTTGGAACAAGAAGCGCCGCGATTTTTGCAGACAGCGAAATTGTTAAACATATCAATCGATGAAATAACCGACTTATATAACGCTATAGAATTATGA